A stretch of the Bacillus sp. FJAT-18017 genome encodes the following:
- a CDS encoding class D sortase encodes MMKRALAFLLIFSGLTIICYPSGKNLYIDYLQQKMIRDWENGENGFLEAKEAINSFSQLTDIFSEALTEAPALAADTSAQEQSVQSDKKTEKKAEAEKPQILGTIEIEKIGVRLPILKGASRENMKYGAGHLTGTDYPGEIGNAAIAAHRSRTFGRMFNRLGELEEDDTIVIKDRNQTFKYTIFNTSIVSPDDTSVLKRNGEDQLLTLITCDPVDKATHRLIIHARLVP; translated from the coding sequence ATGATGAAAAGAGCATTGGCATTCCTTTTGATTTTCTCAGGCCTGACAATAATCTGCTACCCCTCTGGAAAAAACCTGTACATCGATTATCTTCAACAAAAGATGATACGAGATTGGGAAAATGGAGAGAATGGTTTTCTGGAAGCGAAGGAGGCAATAAACAGCTTTAGCCAGCTTACTGATATCTTCTCGGAGGCATTGACGGAAGCCCCTGCTCTAGCAGCGGATACATCGGCTCAGGAGCAATCTGTGCAATCGGATAAGAAAACTGAAAAGAAAGCTGAAGCGGAAAAACCACAAATATTGGGGACGATAGAAATTGAGAAAATAGGTGTCAGGCTCCCTATCCTTAAAGGTGCCTCCCGGGAAAATATGAAGTATGGAGCCGGTCATCTCACGGGGACTGACTATCCCGGGGAGATAGGGAATGCCGCAATTGCCGCTCATAGAAGCAGGACCTTCGGCAGGATGTTCAACAGACTTGGAGAGCTGGAGGAAGATGACACAATAGTAATCAAGGACCGGAATCAGACATTCAAGTATACTATTTTCAATACCTCCATCGTTTCTCCGGATGATACATCTGTCTTAAAGAGAAATGGTGAAGACCAATTATTGACCTTGATTACCTGTGATCCAGTTGACAAAGCTACTCACCGATTGATTATCCATGCAAGGCTGGTTCCTTAA
- a CDS encoding LPXTG cell wall anchor domain-containing protein codes for MKRKTYKITSLLFLVLLMIFNLLPNGAASANNKNNGGAAQPKEGYEMFKVDSESWKDGVYKHHGGNLELNLKFEKNGKKKEAKAVSWTSNIPVYFVYVKGGRGGIETPYPEGATSGKGLTAPNNKGISHIAFYYKNIDPPKGEEGPPEEGTTPPGDGEKPPGKGDNPPEGSNPPGEGDNPPGDSNPPGDGDNLPGNGGDNGNSKTNKYKVNLIKGCMPLADHAFFILTDGKKIILDKYIITLKDVETKDIDKVGVVLKSGTVLVFEREDVLVDSPKNENGTVVFKIDCKEATPPESGENPPVEKDKPAKFKVNFIKGCMPLVNYAFFILNDGTRINLEKNVIELEDITLDDIDKVGVVLKDGKELIFEKEEVVVESPKNKNGTIVFKIECKSDEPPTEKPEATKIKLVLRDCFGIVDKAWLILADNKEVEFPSFTGILKLEGIDNGDLKGIKVKVGEELITYLLSDQNVKVKVKENGMIVITIDCPKAPPVEQPERIKVELIINDCIGMVDKAWLLLADGRELEYTSLMDLVMQLEKISLDVIKGVKVKAADKIKTYLLSDPNVTEEVKDNGTIVIKVDCETEQPPIEEPVELNVEVILGNCIGLIEKAALLLKDGGTVDFNVDGDLQTLLLKLKDIEKEDVEGLMVTIEGEHYTILLSELNESELVFNGNKITIKLKCDEPDDGGGVIIEEPAVPGGPVSPSVPSEGLIISDDNPQGGVGGVGGELPQTGENSSIGFYLAGLLLCLTGGGMLRTLRRNPAK; via the coding sequence TTGAAAAGAAAAACATATAAAATCACATCACTACTTTTCTTAGTATTGCTTATGATTTTTAACCTACTTCCAAATGGGGCAGCTTCAGCCAACAATAAAAATAATGGAGGAGCTGCGCAGCCTAAGGAAGGTTATGAAATGTTTAAGGTCGATTCAGAGTCCTGGAAGGATGGTGTTTATAAGCATCATGGGGGAAACCTGGAACTCAATTTGAAGTTTGAAAAAAATGGAAAGAAAAAGGAAGCTAAAGCGGTATCTTGGACCTCCAACATTCCTGTTTACTTTGTGTATGTAAAAGGAGGAAGAGGCGGCATAGAAACTCCATATCCAGAAGGGGCAACATCAGGGAAAGGCTTAACTGCACCGAATAATAAAGGAATTAGCCATATTGCTTTTTATTATAAAAATATTGATCCTCCAAAAGGGGAGGAAGGCCCTCCGGAAGAAGGAACAACCCCACCGGGTGATGGAGAGAAACCGCCAGGAAAAGGAGATAATCCTCCGGAAGGCAGCAACCCTCCGGGCGAAGGAGATAATCCACCGGGCGACAGCAACCCTCCTGGGGATGGAGATAATCTACCTGGGAATGGAGGGGACAACGGAAACAGCAAAACTAATAAATATAAAGTCAACTTAATCAAGGGTTGTATGCCATTGGCGGACCATGCTTTCTTCATCCTGACAGATGGGAAAAAAATAATACTAGATAAGTATATTATTACTTTAAAGGATGTTGAAACAAAGGATATTGATAAGGTTGGGGTTGTCCTAAAAAGCGGGACAGTGCTTGTATTTGAAAGGGAAGACGTTTTAGTAGACTCCCCTAAAAATGAAAATGGAACAGTTGTATTCAAGATTGACTGTAAAGAAGCAACCCCTCCAGAAAGCGGTGAAAACCCTCCTGTTGAAAAGGACAAGCCAGCCAAATTCAAAGTGAATTTTATTAAAGGCTGCATGCCACTTGTTAATTATGCCTTCTTCATTCTTAACGATGGCACTAGAATCAACCTTGAAAAGAACGTAATTGAACTTGAGGATATAACTCTTGATGATATCGACAAGGTGGGTGTTGTCCTAAAGGATGGTAAAGAACTTATTTTTGAGAAAGAGGAAGTAGTAGTCGAATCTCCCAAAAACAAAAACGGGACAATTGTTTTTAAAATAGAGTGTAAGTCGGATGAACCCCCTACCGAAAAGCCTGAAGCAACCAAAATTAAGTTGGTTCTGAGAGATTGTTTTGGAATAGTAGATAAGGCGTGGCTCATTTTAGCAGACAATAAAGAAGTGGAGTTTCCTTCGTTCACCGGTATCCTTAAGCTCGAGGGCATCGACAATGGAGACCTCAAGGGTATTAAAGTGAAAGTAGGCGAAGAGTTAATAACCTACTTGCTTTCAGACCAAAACGTTAAGGTAAAGGTTAAGGAAAACGGCATGATTGTTATTACGATTGACTGTCCAAAAGCACCCCCAGTCGAGCAGCCTGAACGAATAAAAGTGGAGCTGATTATTAATGATTGTATCGGGATGGTGGACAAAGCATGGCTGCTGCTAGCTGATGGCAGGGAGTTGGAATATACTTCCCTGATGGATTTGGTAATGCAATTGGAAAAAATAAGCTTAGATGTTATTAAGGGTGTGAAAGTGAAGGCGGCAGATAAGATAAAAACATACCTCCTATCAGATCCAAATGTGACGGAAGAAGTAAAGGATAACGGAACCATAGTTATCAAGGTGGACTGTGAGACCGAACAGCCACCGATTGAGGAGCCAGTAGAATTGAATGTTGAAGTTATTCTTGGAAACTGTATTGGTTTGATTGAGAAGGCAGCTCTCCTTTTGAAAGACGGAGGAACAGTAGACTTTAATGTTGATGGAGACTTGCAGACTTTGCTTCTTAAACTAAAAGATATCGAAAAAGAGGATGTAGAAGGACTGATGGTAACAATTGAAGGAGAACACTACACCATCCTTCTCTCGGAACTGAATGAATCAGAATTAGTCTTTAACGGAAATAAAATAACAATCAAGCTAAAATGTGATGAGCCAGATGACGGTGGCGGTGTGATAATTGAAGAACCTGCAGTGCCAGGCGGCCCGGTATCACCAAGTGTTCCATCAGAAGGGCTGATCATTTCGGATGACAACCCTCAAGGTGGAGTAGGAGGAGTTGGCGGGGAATTGCCGCAAACCGGTGAGAATAGTTCAATTGGCTTTTACCTGGCTGGGTTACTCCTTTGCCTTACAGGAGGAGGAATGCTCCGAACTTTGAGGAGGAATCCTGCAAAATAG
- a CDS encoding NADH-quinone oxidoreductase subunit D produces the protein MIRTEEMLLNVGPQHPSTHGVFRLVVKIDGEIITDAQPVIGYLHRGTEKIAENLQYTQIIPYTDRMDYISSMTNNYVICHAVETMMGIQVPERADFLRVIAMELNRVASHLVWWGTYLLDLGATSPFIYAFREREMIINLLNELSGGRLTFNYMRVGGVKWDAPEGWIEKVQEFIPYMREQLKGYHQLVTGNEIFMNRVKGVGRYSKETAIQYSLTGPNLRCTGVKYDLRKDEPYSIYNRFNFDVITEEGGDAWARYHVRTREIEESLKILEQACEQFPQEGEILAKVPKIIKAPKGEAYVRIESPRGEIGCYIASDGKKEPYRLKFRRPSFYNLQILPKLLIGENMANMIAILGAIDIVLGEVDG, from the coding sequence ATGATACGAACTGAAGAAATGCTGCTGAATGTAGGGCCTCAGCATCCTAGTACCCATGGTGTTTTCAGGCTTGTTGTAAAGATTGATGGGGAAATCATTACAGATGCACAGCCGGTCATCGGGTATCTTCATCGAGGAACGGAGAAGATTGCTGAAAATCTGCAATATACCCAAATCATTCCTTATACAGACCGGATGGATTACATTTCTTCGATGACCAATAACTATGTTATCTGCCATGCTGTTGAAACGATGATGGGCATTCAGGTACCTGAACGGGCTGACTTCCTTCGGGTTATCGCAATGGAGCTTAACCGGGTCGCCAGCCACCTTGTATGGTGGGGAACGTATTTGCTTGACCTGGGGGCCACAAGCCCATTCATTTATGCATTCAGAGAACGTGAAATGATTATCAATTTGCTGAATGAACTCTCCGGCGGGCGTCTGACGTTTAATTACATGCGTGTTGGCGGAGTCAAATGGGATGCACCTGAAGGCTGGATTGAAAAAGTCCAGGAGTTCATTCCCTATATGAGAGAACAGCTTAAAGGCTATCATCAGCTTGTTACCGGCAATGAAATTTTCATGAACAGGGTTAAAGGGGTCGGCCGCTACTCAAAGGAAACTGCAATTCAGTATTCGTTGACAGGGCCAAACCTTCGATGCACTGGTGTTAAATATGATTTGCGCAAGGATGAACCGTACTCAATTTACAACCGTTTTAATTTTGATGTTATAACCGAGGAAGGCGGAGATGCGTGGGCACGTTACCACGTTCGCACCAGGGAAATCGAGGAATCCTTGAAAATCCTTGAACAAGCTTGTGAACAATTTCCACAAGAAGGGGAGATCCTCGCCAAAGTGCCGAAAATCATCAAGGCGCCAAAGGGCGAAGCTTATGTCAGAATTGAATCGCCGCGTGGAGAAATTGGCTGCTATATTGCGAGTGATGGGAAAAAGGAGCCTTACCGCCTGAAGTTCAGGAGGCCATCTTTCTATAACCTCCAAATTTTACCGAAGCTCCTGATCGGTGAAAATATGGCGAATATGATTGCAATTCTGGGGGCTATTGATATTGTCCTCGGGGAGGTGGATGGATAA
- a CDS encoding F0F1 ATP synthase subunit epsilon, translated as MRTIKVSVVTPDGPVYESDVEMVSTKAQSGELGVLPGHIPMVAPLEIGAVRMKKDGKTEFVAVSGGFLEVRPDQVTILAQAAEQSSAIDVERAVRAKERAEQRLRERQQENVDFRRAELALQRAINRLSVAERRL; from the coding sequence ATGAGGACGATTAAAGTCAGTGTTGTAACTCCCGATGGCCCGGTATATGAATCTGATGTTGAGATGGTCAGCACGAAGGCCCAGAGCGGTGAACTGGGAGTCCTTCCCGGCCATATTCCAATGGTTGCTCCGCTGGAAATTGGTGCTGTAAGGATGAAAAAGGATGGAAAAACCGAATTTGTTGCAGTAAGCGGTGGATTCCTTGAAGTCCGTCCAGACCAGGTAACAATTCTGGCCCAGGCTGCTGAACAGTCCAGTGCCATTGATGTGGAGCGTGCTGTGCGTGCGAAAGAGCGTGCTGAACAGCGGCTCAGAGAGCGCCAGCAGGAAAACGTCGACTTCAGACGGGCTGAGCTTGCTTTGCAAAGGGCTATCAACCGTTTGAGTGTTGCTGAAAGAAGATTATAA
- a CDS encoding NuoB/complex I 20 kDa subunit family protein, protein MELKLDNISPIEMEEMKRNVFMTTLEQVKAWARSNSLYPMTFGLACCAIEMMGVGAANYDLDRFGSFFRNSPRQSDVMIVSGTVTKKMAPIVRRLYDQMPEPKWVIAMGSCATAGGPYVNSYSVVKGVDQIVPVDVYIPGCPPNPAALIYGINKLKEKIRYEAKTGKKVI, encoded by the coding sequence ATGGAACTAAAATTGGACAATATATCACCAATAGAAATGGAAGAAATGAAGCGGAACGTCTTTATGACTACTCTTGAACAAGTGAAGGCCTGGGCCAGGAGCAATTCCCTTTACCCAATGACCTTCGGGCTTGCTTGCTGCGCGATAGAAATGATGGGCGTGGGAGCAGCAAATTATGACCTTGACCGATTTGGATCCTTTTTCCGGAATTCTCCTCGGCAGTCGGATGTCATGATTGTATCTGGAACTGTAACGAAAAAAATGGCCCCGATTGTCAGACGGCTCTATGACCAAATGCCTGAACCAAAATGGGTGATTGCAATGGGTTCTTGCGCCACTGCCGGAGGACCCTATGTAAATTCGTATTCTGTTGTAAAAGGTGTGGATCAAATTGTTCCGGTGGATGTTTATATTCCCGGCTGCCCACCAAATCCGGCAGCCTTGATTTATGGAATTAATAAACTGAAAGAGAAAATTCGATACGAGGCGAAGACGGGGAAGAAGGTGATCTAA
- a CDS encoding NADH-quinone oxidoreductase subunit A translates to MDLLNVYQNNYLIVFVFLCLGVLLPIVALFLGKLLRPHKPSDAKYTTYESGIEPFHDSRVQFNVRYYIFALMFVIFDVETVFLYPWAVAYDKLGIFALIEMLIFALMLVLGLVYAWKKKVLKWN, encoded by the coding sequence ATGGATCTGCTGAATGTATATCAGAATAATTATCTGATAGTTTTTGTGTTTCTGTGTCTCGGGGTTTTGCTGCCAATTGTGGCACTGTTTCTGGGGAAGCTTCTGCGTCCGCACAAGCCAAGCGACGCGAAGTATACTACATATGAAAGCGGGATTGAGCCGTTTCACGATTCACGAGTGCAATTCAATGTCCGCTATTATATTTTCGCCCTGATGTTTGTTATTTTCGATGTGGAAACAGTATTTTTGTATCCTTGGGCGGTAGCCTATGATAAGCTCGGTATCTTTGCATTGATCGAAATGCTCATTTTCGCATTGATGCTTGTACTAGGGCTTGTTTATGCATGGAAGAAGAAGGTGCTGAAATGGAACTAA
- the nuoH gene encoding NADH-quinone oxidoreductase subunit NuoH, producing MIQNLLTSTPGLANFAIFFLLTTVFLLVVLGFVTYGILAERKVMGFMQMRHGPNQVGGRWGLLQTVADVLKLLLKEDIIPKAADRPLFILAPVIAFAPSFMVLAAIPFTEAFQFADIGVGLLYYIAVSGLTTFGVLIGGWASNNKYALLGGMRAAAQMISYEIPLVMSVLGIVLLTGSLNMNDIVDAQRNGWYIILQPIAFIVFLIASVAELNRVPFDLPEGESEIIAGFHVEYSGFRWAFFMLAEYVYMFGMAALTTVLFLGGWLPPLGILDFIPGAVWFSLKFSLIIFILIWFRSTFPRFRADKLMEFGWKVLLPVALANVFLTALIKELFELF from the coding sequence ATGATACAAAATTTGCTTACCTCGACACCGGGACTTGCCAACTTTGCGATCTTTTTCCTTCTGACAACAGTGTTCCTGCTAGTTGTCCTCGGCTTCGTAACATATGGAATTCTTGCGGAACGGAAAGTCATGGGGTTCATGCAAATGCGCCATGGCCCAAACCAGGTTGGCGGACGTTGGGGCTTGCTCCAGACAGTAGCCGACGTATTAAAGCTTTTACTTAAGGAAGACATTATTCCGAAGGCGGCAGACAGACCTTTATTTATACTGGCTCCTGTCATCGCATTCGCTCCGTCTTTCATGGTCCTTGCGGCAATACCGTTTACAGAAGCATTTCAGTTCGCCGATATCGGCGTCGGGCTTCTCTATTATATAGCGGTGTCCGGTTTGACTACTTTTGGTGTCCTCATCGGCGGATGGGCATCCAACAACAAATACGCATTACTCGGCGGGATGAGGGCGGCAGCCCAGATGATTTCCTATGAAATCCCTCTAGTCATGTCGGTTCTTGGCATCGTCCTCCTTACTGGCAGCCTGAACATGAACGACATAGTGGATGCTCAAAGAAATGGCTGGTATATCATCCTTCAGCCAATCGCATTTATTGTCTTCCTGATAGCATCCGTTGCAGAATTAAATCGTGTTCCGTTCGACCTTCCAGAAGGGGAATCCGAAATTATTGCCGGCTTCCATGTCGAATACTCAGGATTCCGATGGGCATTTTTCATGCTGGCGGAATATGTGTATATGTTTGGAATGGCAGCTCTTACAACAGTTTTGTTCTTGGGAGGCTGGTTACCGCCGTTAGGTATTCTTGATTTCATTCCGGGGGCAGTCTGGTTTTCACTTAAATTCAGTTTAATAATCTTTATCCTAATCTGGTTCAGGTCAACATTCCCTCGTTTCCGTGCCGATAAATTAATGGAATTTGGATGGAAGGTTCTTCTGCCAGTTGCACTGGCAAACGTGTTCCTTACTGCGCTTATTAAAGAACTTTTTGAACTTTTCTAG
- a CDS encoding NADH-quinone oxidoreductase subunit C — MSGEKDLEQLKKEAVEKAKAAAAAKRAAKAAQEASGADVHVHNEPPAKTEKPESISADAELEKKKAAAAAKAKAAALAKQRREAGTGNELPQGAQPKPDVEPVQSDDQDLAKKKAAAATKAKAAAAAKAAAKAKQAGSDGTGAAAGDEKAKAIAAAKAKAAAAAKAKAAAQAKQAGTGAAEPDGADEKAKAIAAAKAKATAAAKARAAATAKSGGEKEEAAQAAPSPNKPYLDKYVKVIEENLGADVLEDSYINKLSKDVPTLVAKPETYFKVAQFLKFNEQLSFDYLSELHGADFETHMELYVHLYSYKNRQSVALKVKINRDEPTIESLHPLWAGANWPECEAYDLLGITFTGHPKLHRILLGDDWVGHPLRKDYEQYDVEV, encoded by the coding sequence ATGAGCGGTGAGAAGGATCTCGAACAATTAAAAAAGGAAGCGGTCGAGAAGGCAAAGGCCGCAGCTGCCGCAAAACGGGCGGCAAAAGCAGCACAGGAGGCCTCCGGGGCCGATGTGCATGTACATAATGAACCACCAGCAAAGACTGAAAAGCCAGAATCAATATCTGCTGATGCAGAATTGGAAAAAAAGAAAGCAGCGGCCGCTGCAAAGGCAAAGGCAGCAGCATTAGCAAAACAAAGACGGGAAGCTGGAACCGGCAATGAGCTTCCTCAAGGAGCACAGCCAAAACCAGACGTAGAACCAGTGCAAAGTGATGACCAGGATTTAGCCAAGAAAAAGGCAGCCGCGGCAACAAAGGCTAAGGCGGCCGCAGCAGCAAAGGCAGCAGCAAAAGCAAAGCAGGCTGGCAGTGATGGAACCGGCGCTGCGGCAGGTGATGAAAAAGCAAAGGCAATTGCAGCAGCAAAAGCAAAGGCCGCAGCAGCGGCAAAGGCAAAGGCTGCGGCACAAGCGAAACAAGCCGGCACAGGTGCAGCTGAACCTGATGGTGCTGATGAGAAGGCGAAAGCGATTGCAGCGGCTAAAGCGAAAGCCACGGCGGCTGCCAAGGCACGCGCTGCAGCAACAGCCAAAAGCGGTGGAGAAAAGGAAGAAGCGGCACAAGCAGCTCCATCCCCTAATAAACCTTATCTTGATAAGTATGTAAAGGTAATTGAGGAGAACCTTGGAGCGGATGTTCTGGAAGATTCCTATATTAATAAACTTTCAAAGGATGTTCCAACCCTTGTTGCCAAACCGGAAACCTACTTCAAGGTTGCGCAATTCCTTAAATTCAATGAACAACTTAGCTTTGATTATTTATCGGAGTTGCATGGGGCCGACTTTGAAACACATATGGAACTGTATGTTCATTTGTACTCATACAAAAATCGCCAATCTGTGGCACTGAAAGTTAAGATTAATCGTGACGAGCCAACAATCGAATCCCTGCACCCATTATGGGCAGGTGCAAACTGGCCAGAATGTGAAGCATACGATTTGCTGGGGATTACATTTACAGGGCATCCGAAACTGCATCGGATTCTCCTGGGAGATGATTGGGTAGGCCATCCACTTAGAAAAGACTACGAGCAGTACGACGTGGAGGTGTAA
- the nuoI gene encoding NADH-quinone oxidoreductase subunit NuoI, protein MLGLAKGLKYTLKNLTREKVTYDYPNEPLPLPDRFRGIQKFYPEKCIVCNQCANICPTDCIQLTGKKHPDPTKKGKVIDTYDINFEICILCDLCTEVCPTEAIIMTNNFELAEYSRDFLFKNLEWLDENDENVRKVNKP, encoded by the coding sequence ATGCTTGGATTGGCAAAAGGCTTAAAATATACCCTGAAAAACCTGACCCGAGAAAAGGTCACGTACGATTATCCTAATGAACCGCTGCCATTGCCTGACCGGTTCAGGGGAATTCAAAAGTTTTATCCGGAAAAATGCATCGTCTGCAATCAATGTGCCAATATATGCCCGACAGATTGCATTCAATTGACAGGGAAAAAGCATCCAGATCCAACCAAAAAGGGAAAAGTCATTGATACGTACGACATCAACTTCGAAATTTGTATCCTCTGCGACCTATGCACAGAGGTATGTCCGACCGAAGCCATTATCATGACCAATAATTTTGAGCTGGCCGAATACAGCCGCGATTTCCTTTTTAAAAATCTTGAATGGCTGGATGAAAATGACGAGAATGTTCGGAAGGTGAATAAGCCATGA
- a CDS encoding transglutaminase-like domain-containing protein, with the protein MRQFLSLLVVLLLFLPLESTVAQAALSTSQTKNEATINTKSLAKGIISVGFKTKSGKKAKVGITKNGKTYYYNLPNNGTLTQFPLQMKNGEYTVTVFEHTKGNYYKSATSKKVTLKLKDSKTVFLQSVQNVKWTRSMSPIKTATKLVKGKTRTEDKVRSIQNYVARNVKYDYEKYRNVKSGYLPNINTTYKSKKGICYDYAALFGSMLRSQGIPAKLVTGYSTNAKGLHAWNEVYIKELKKWVIIDTTVDAATKNSGKSIYKKASDYKKQYEY; encoded by the coding sequence TTGCGCCAATTTTTAAGTCTGCTGGTTGTTCTTTTGTTATTTCTGCCACTCGAATCGACTGTTGCACAGGCCGCCCTTTCCACTTCTCAAACAAAGAATGAAGCCACAATCAACACTAAGTCTCTTGCCAAGGGAATTATCTCTGTAGGCTTCAAAACCAAATCCGGTAAAAAGGCAAAAGTAGGGATTACTAAGAACGGAAAAACGTATTATTACAATCTGCCGAATAACGGTACCCTTACACAGTTCCCGCTGCAAATGAAAAATGGTGAATACACCGTAACCGTTTTTGAACACACAAAAGGAAATTACTATAAATCAGCAACCTCAAAAAAGGTAACCCTCAAACTGAAAGATTCTAAAACTGTGTTTCTGCAATCCGTCCAGAATGTAAAGTGGACAAGATCCATGTCACCCATTAAGACTGCAACAAAGCTTGTAAAGGGAAAGACAAGGACCGAGGACAAGGTGAGGTCAATCCAAAACTATGTTGCGCGCAATGTGAAATATGATTATGAAAAGTACCGTAATGTGAAAAGTGGATATTTGCCAAATATTAATACCACTTATAAGAGTAAGAAAGGGATTTGCTACGATTATGCAGCCCTGTTCGGCTCGATGCTCAGGAGCCAGGGAATTCCTGCAAAGCTCGTTACCGGCTATTCCACAAATGCAAAAGGATTGCATGCGTGGAACGAGGTTTATATCAAAGAGCTGAAGAAATGGGTCATTATTGATACCACTGTTGATGCAGCTACTAAAAATTCCGGTAAATCCATCTATAAGAAAGCGTCCGATTACAAGAAACAGTATGAATATTAG
- the atpD gene encoding F0F1 ATP synthase subunit beta, with protein MNTGHVLQVMGPVVDVKFESGKLPEIYNALTINSKARNESEVDIHLTLEVALHLGDDTVRAIAMASTDGLTRGIEVTDTGAPISVPVGDVTLGRVFNVLGQTIDLKEDVPQSARRDSIHREAPTFDQLSTEVEILETGIKVVDLLAPYIKGGKIGLFGGAGVGKTVLIQELINNIAQEHSGISVFAGVGERTREGNDLYHEMTDSGVIKQTAMVFGQMNEPPGARMRVALTGLTMAEFFRDEQGQDVLFFMDNIFRFTQAGSEVSALLGRMPSAVGYQPTLATEMGRLQERITSTNKGSVTSIQAIYVPADDYTDPAPATTFAHLDATTNLERKLSEMGIYPAVDPLASTSRALSPSIVGEEHYEVARQVQQTLQRYRELQDIIAILGMDELGDDDKLVVHRARRVQNFLSQNFHVAEQFTGQPGSYVPVKETVKGFREILDGKYDHLPEDAFRLVGRIEDVVEAAKRMGVEV; from the coding sequence ATGAACACAGGACACGTCCTGCAAGTTATGGGTCCGGTTGTTGACGTAAAGTTCGAAAGCGGTAAACTTCCGGAAATCTATAATGCATTAACTATTAATTCCAAAGCGCGCAACGAATCAGAAGTGGATATCCATCTGACATTGGAAGTTGCCCTTCATTTGGGTGATGATACTGTCCGCGCAATTGCAATGGCTTCAACTGATGGCCTTACTCGCGGCATCGAAGTTACCGACACTGGAGCGCCTATTTCTGTTCCCGTTGGTGATGTAACACTAGGCCGTGTATTTAACGTGCTTGGCCAGACAATCGATCTTAAAGAGGACGTTCCTCAAAGTGCACGCAGGGATTCCATCCACCGTGAAGCGCCTACTTTTGATCAGCTTTCTACAGAGGTTGAAATTCTTGAAACCGGCATTAAGGTTGTAGACCTTCTTGCGCCATATATCAAAGGTGGGAAAATTGGTCTTTTCGGTGGTGCGGGTGTAGGTAAGACGGTTCTAATTCAGGAATTGATTAATAATATTGCCCAGGAGCACAGTGGTATCTCCGTATTCGCAGGTGTTGGGGAGCGTACTCGTGAGGGTAACGACCTATACCACGAAATGACGGACTCAGGCGTTATTAAACAAACAGCGATGGTATTTGGCCAGATGAACGAGCCTCCAGGTGCGCGTATGCGTGTTGCCCTGACTGGTTTGACAATGGCTGAATTCTTCCGTGATGAGCAAGGCCAGGATGTACTGTTCTTCATGGATAATATCTTCCGTTTCACTCAGGCGGGTTCCGAAGTATCTGCTTTGCTTGGCCGTATGCCTTCAGCGGTTGGTTACCAGCCGACGCTTGCAACAGAGATGGGACGCCTTCAAGAGCGTATTACATCTACAAACAAAGGTTCAGTTACATCCATTCAGGCAATTTATGTACCAGCCGACGACTATACAGACCCGGCTCCGGCTACTACTTTCGCCCACTTGGATGCAACAACGAACCTTGAGCGTAAGCTTTCCGAAATGGGTATTTATCCAGCGGTGGATCCGCTTGCTTCGACTTCCCGTGCCTTGTCGCCATCAATTGTTGGTGAAGAGCACTATGAAGTTGCCCGCCAGGTACAGCAAACTCTGCAGCGTTATAGGGAACTGCAAGATATCATTGCAATCCTTGGTATGGACGAACTCGGTGATGATGACAAGCTTGTTGTACACCGCGCACGTCGTGTTCAAAACTTCCTGTCACAAAACTTCCACGTTGCTGAGCAGTTCACTGGCCAGCCTGGATCATATGTACCAGTTAAAGAAACAGTTAAAGGCTTCCGAGAAATCCTTGACGGCAAATACGATCATCTTCCTGAAGATGCGTTCCGCCTTGTCGGCCGCATTGAAGATGTTGTTGAAGCAGCAAAACGCATGGGTGTAGAGGTTTAA